In Pannonibacter sp. XCT-53, the sequence GCGCGCGCATGGCCCTCCTCAGCCGCAAGCACCGGCGCGAGGTGGAAGAGATCGTGCGCGGCATCGAGAAGATCGAGACCGCGCTGGAGCCCGATTTCCAGGCGCATTTCGTCAATGCCATGGCCCTGCCGAACAAGGCCGATCCGTTCGAGAAACTCCGCGCCGCCGTGGCCCTGCCGGAGCCGAAAGGCGGCGGCGACGGCCCCGACGGCGGCCGCCGGAGACGGCGGCGGGGGTGAAGGACTACCCCCTGCGGCGGCCTCTGCGGCCCTCGCCGCCCCGTCCCTCGCCGGCATTCTCGTTCGGCGGGGAGACGAGCGGGCCGATGTCGCGGATGATGTCGTCCAGCGTCGGGCGCGGGCCGGGGGTGTGGCTGTCGAGCGCCTTGCGCATGGCGGCGAGATGAAGCGGCGAGGTGCCGCAGCAGCCGCCGACAATGCGCGCGCCGGCATTCAGCGCCATGTGGGCATAGGTTTCCATCAGCTCCGGCGTGCCGGAATAGACCACCTTGTCGCCCTGGATGACCGGAATGCCGCAATTGCCCTTGGCGAGGATGATCGCCTGCGGGTTGGCCTCCGACATCTGCAGGATGGTGGCAAGCAGATCCGACGCGCCGACGCCGCAATTGGCGCCCACCACCGTCGGCGTGCAGGCGAAGGTCGAGGTCACCTCGGTCAGCGCCTTCGGGGTCAGGCCCATCATGGTGCGGCCGGCGGTGTCGAAACTGGCCGAGATCACCAGCGGCAGGCCGGAGCCCTTGGCCGCCTCCGCGGCTGCCTGCATTTCCTCCGGCGCGGACATGGTCTCGACCCAGAGAATGTCGACGCCGCCCGCCTTCAGCCCCTCGATCTGCTCGGCAAAGGCCGCAACCGCGCCCTCATAGGTGAGCGCGCCGAGCGGCACCAGAAGTTCGCCCGTGGGGCCGATGGAGCCGGCAATCAGCACCTCGCGCTTCACCTCGTCGGCCACCGCCCGGGCCAGGCGCGCGGCGGCGGCGTTCAGCTCCGCCACCCGGTCTTCGGCCTTGTGCAGCTTCATGCGGTGGCGGTTGGCACCGAAGGTGT encodes:
- the bmt gene encoding betaine--homocysteine S-methyltransferase, coding for MSKLETLLAEKGVLLADGATGTNLFQMGLTSGDAPELWNVDEPEKIKALHRAFVEAGADILLTNTFGANRHRMKLHKAEDRVAELNAAAARLARAVADEVKREVLIAGSIGPTGELLVPLGALTYEGAVAAFAEQIEGLKAGGVDILWVETMSAPEEMQAAAEAAKGSGLPLVISASFDTAGRTMMGLTPKALTEVTSTFACTPTVVGANCGVGASDLLATILQMSEANPQAIILAKGNCGIPVIQGDKVVYSGTPELMETYAHMALNAGARIVGGCCGTSPLHLAAMRKALDSHTPGPRPTLDDIIRDIGPLVSPPNENAGEGRGGEGRRGRRRG